In uncultured Ilyobacter sp., a genomic segment contains:
- a CDS encoding glycerate kinase: MKVVIAVDSFKGSLSSLELGQLIENGIKKIYENAEVKKVPIADGGEGTVEALVEGTKGQFVNVKVHDPLMRLIDAKYGIMGNNVAVIEMAEASGLPLLKPEERDLRKATTYGTGELIKDAIEKGCREFIIGIGGSATNDAGLGMMQALGYKFLDKDGEVLGYGGEIMGKVSEIDSREAIEALDKCKFFVACDVDNPFYGSKGAAHVYSRQKGADDEMVEYLDSSLQKLALTLKEKTGKDIADIPGAGAAGGLGGGFVAFLDGELKPGIDIILQEVGLAESIEGADFVITGEGRIDFQSIMGKAPMGVSKMSRDKGIPVIAIAGCVADDAGAMHDHGLDAFFSTINYPVSLEEAMNQERAGTFVEKNVEEIFRLIKVCEIKYKSR, from the coding sequence ATGAAAGTGGTTATTGCAGTAGATTCCTTTAAGGGAAGTCTTAGTTCGTTAGAGCTTGGACAGCTGATAGAAAATGGTATAAAAAAAATATATGAAAATGCAGAAGTGAAAAAAGTCCCTATTGCAGACGGGGGAGAAGGAACCGTAGAAGCCCTTGTAGAGGGAACAAAGGGTCAATTTGTAAATGTAAAAGTACACGACCCTTTGATGAGACTGATAGATGCTAAATATGGAATAATGGGAAATAATGTGGCTGTTATAGAGATGGCAGAGGCCTCTGGACTGCCCCTTTTAAAACCGGAAGAGAGAGATCTCAGAAAAGCCACAACATATGGTACTGGGGAACTTATAAAAGATGCAATTGAAAAAGGGTGTAGAGAGTTTATTATAGGTATAGGTGGAAGTGCCACAAATGATGCAGGTCTTGGGATGATGCAAGCATTGGGATATAAATTTTTGGATAAAGATGGAGAAGTTCTTGGTTACGGCGGCGAGATAATGGGAAAAGTGTCTGAAATAGATTCTAGAGAAGCTATAGAGGCTCTTGATAAATGTAAGTTTTTTGTAGCATGTGATGTGGATAATCCTTTTTATGGTTCTAAAGGAGCGGCTCATGTGTATAGCAGGCAAAAGGGTGCTGATGATGAAATGGTTGAGTATTTAGACTCATCCCTTCAAAAGCTGGCTTTGACTCTGAAGGAAAAAACGGGTAAAGATATAGCTGATATACCTGGAGCAGGAGCGGCAGGAGGTCTAGGAGGAGGCTTTGTAGCTTTCCTAGATGGAGAACTGAAGCCTGGGATAGATATAATCCTTCAGGAGGTAGGACTTGCTGAGAGTATAGAGGGTGCAGACTTTGTAATAACTGGTGAAGGAAGGATAGACTTTCAGTCAATTATGGGGAAAGCCCCGATGGGCGTATCTAAAATGTCTAGGGACAAAGGAATTCCTGTAATAGCAATAGCAGGATGCGTGGCAGATGATGCAGGAGCCATGCATGATCATGGCTTAGATGCTTTCTTCTCTACTATAAATTACCCAGTTTCTCTTGAAGAGGCAATGAATCAAGAGAGAGCCGGAACTTTTGTAGAAAAAAACGTTGAAGAGATATTTAGATTAATAAAGGTTTGTGAAATAAAATATAAATCGAGATAA
- a CDS encoding PTS glucose transporter subunit IIA translates to MGLFNFFKKEKTIEDNWFGIYSPLNGKVINISEVPDEAFASKMIGDGCAIEPCEGSIFSPVAAEINIFETNHAVSFEVENEIEMIVHFGIDTVNLKGNGFERIAESGSKVKIGEELVKYDIDFIKENAKSVRTPVIINNMDLVEELKIVAHGDVKVGDLLMRVKMKK, encoded by the coding sequence ATGGGATTATTTAATTTTTTTAAAAAGGAAAAAACAATTGAAGATAATTGGTTTGGTATCTATTCACCATTAAATGGTAAGGTTATAAATATTTCCGAAGTTCCTGATGAAGCTTTTGCAAGCAAGATGATAGGAGACGGGTGTGCAATAGAACCATGTGAAGGGTCAATATTTTCTCCAGTTGCAGCGGAAATAAATATTTTTGAAACTAATCATGCTGTTAGTTTTGAAGTGGAAAATGAAATTGAAATGATAGTCCATTTTGGAATAGATACTGTTAATCTTAAGGGAAATGGGTTTGAAAGGATTGCTGAATCAGGATCAAAAGTAAAAATAGGAGAAGAGCTTGTTAAATATGATATTGACTTTATAAAAGAAAATGCCAAGTCTGTAAGAACTCCTGTTATCATAAATAATATGGACTTGGTTGAAGAGTTGAAGATTGTGGCCCATGGAGATGTCAAAGTCGGAGATTTGCTGATGAGAGTCAAAATGAAAAAATAG
- a CDS encoding FGGY-family carbohydrate kinase, giving the protein MSKYIIGIDNGSQSTKVTIFDLEGNEVCYGSKALKNLYTAEGGVALHPDDDLWDSVLGGLKDCLSKFSGDKSSILAIGLCTIRCCRVLLKKDGSLAYPVLSWMDKRLSAPYVHENDEVKYVTTTSGYLANRMTGEFRDTCSNLEVYWPIDQKTLDWSTDDQVIKDNGLKRDQLFSIIKPGESYGPLKAELCREFGLKDGIQVVATGNDKAVEVLGSGINDDKSIMISLGTFISSMLLREDYFEDAKSFFPTLACVPFKYVYESKGIRRGMWTVSWYKELLGEEIINKANKLGVSEEEYLNQIGETIPPGSDGLITLLDWLNDSTYEFRKGVMLGFDHRHTSAHIYRSILEAISYNIKNNIHEMLDEIGTEVDNITVIGGGSRSNLMMQIIADMFCLPVKRNKATSSACLGAAICAAKYLGIYKSFDEAMEKMVRVSEVFEPDKNLYKFYDEINNKVIKNVRKHTDEILKITYSIF; this is encoded by the coding sequence ATGAGTAAATATATAATTGGTATAGATAATGGTTCACAAAGTACTAAAGTTACTATCTTTGACTTGGAAGGAAATGAAGTTTGCTATGGATCAAAGGCATTAAAAAACCTCTATACGGCCGAGGGCGGAGTAGCATTACATCCTGATGATGATCTATGGGATAGTGTCCTAGGTGGGCTAAAGGACTGTCTAAGTAAATTTTCTGGAGATAAAAGTTCTATCTTGGCCATAGGACTTTGTACAATAAGGTGTTGTCGTGTACTCTTAAAAAAAGATGGTTCATTAGCCTATCCTGTTTTGAGCTGGATGGACAAAAGGTTGTCTGCACCGTATGTGCATGAAAATGATGAGGTGAAATATGTTACAACTACTTCAGGTTACTTAGCTAACAGAATGACAGGCGAATTCAGGGATACCTGCAGTAATTTAGAAGTTTATTGGCCAATTGACCAAAAAACTCTGGACTGGTCAACTGATGACCAAGTTATAAAAGATAATGGACTTAAGAGAGATCAATTATTTTCTATAATAAAACCAGGCGAGAGCTATGGCCCGTTAAAAGCTGAACTTTGCAGAGAATTTGGTCTGAAAGATGGAATCCAAGTTGTAGCAACTGGCAATGATAAGGCTGTGGAAGTATTAGGTTCAGGCATCAATGACGATAAATCAATTATGATCTCTCTAGGAACTTTTATATCTTCTATGCTTTTGAGAGAAGATTATTTTGAAGATGCCAAGAGTTTCTTTCCGACATTAGCCTGTGTACCTTTTAAATATGTCTACGAATCTAAAGGAATAAGAAGGGGAATGTGGACTGTAAGTTGGTATAAGGAACTTTTAGGAGAAGAAATCATCAATAAAGCCAATAAATTAGGTGTTTCTGAAGAAGAGTATTTAAATCAAATTGGAGAAACAATACCTCCAGGCAGTGATGGTCTGATAACTTTATTAGATTGGCTGAATGATTCAACTTATGAGTTCAGAAAAGGGGTTATGCTTGGTTTTGACCATAGGCATACAAGTGCTCACATATACCGTTCAATTCTAGAGGCGATTTCCTATAACATTAAAAATAATATCCATGAGATGTTAGATGAAATAGGAACAGAGGTGGATAATATCACTGTAATCGGTGGAGGTTCTAGGAGTAACTTAATGATGCAGATAATAGCAGACATGTTTTGTTTACCAGTTAAGAGAAACAAAGCAACGAGTTCTGCTTGCCTTGGTGCAGCAATATGTGCTGCCAAGTATCTAGGCATATATAAATCCTTCGATGAAGCAATGGAAAAAATGGTTAGAGTCAGTGAAGTCTTTGAACCAGATAAAAATCTTTATAAATTTTATGATGAGATAAATAATAAGGTAATTAAAAATGTGAGAAAACATACAGATGAAATTTTAAAGATAACTTATTCGATCTTTTGA
- a CDS encoding IclR family transcriptional regulator, with product MEKKKTIQSIDKAAKILNFIAKSGNEARLTEISNELDIKKSTLSGLLSTLEYNELVYQNPETLRYSLGIKLYEYGKIYEENFSLKNIVRPYLEKLSKEFGEGVYLAIESDYHVLYVDRIEANHSLRLATKPGHTDPMYCNAMGKVILAFQSQDYFDNYLNNSERVKLTETTLTTKEELTNEIKQIRELGYALDNEEIEKGLICVAAPIFGENNSLVAVIAVSGPINRIDSKILNKLKITIPEIAAQISNIIKY from the coding sequence ATGGAAAAAAAGAAAACAATTCAATCCATTGATAAAGCCGCTAAAATACTTAACTTCATTGCCAAATCAGGAAATGAGGCCAGATTGACTGAAATAAGTAATGAACTTGATATAAAAAAGAGCACCCTTTCGGGTCTTTTATCAACTTTAGAATATAATGAACTAGTGTATCAAAATCCAGAGACTTTAAGATATTCATTGGGAATCAAACTTTATGAATACGGTAAAATCTATGAAGAAAATTTTTCACTCAAAAATATTGTGAGACCCTATCTGGAAAAACTTAGTAAAGAATTTGGTGAAGGTGTCTACTTAGCAATTGAATCAGACTATCATGTTCTTTATGTGGATAGGATCGAAGCAAATCATTCGCTAAGACTTGCTACAAAACCAGGTCACACTGATCCTATGTATTGCAATGCTATGGGAAAAGTTATTTTAGCCTTTCAATCACAGGATTATTTCGATAACTATTTAAATAACTCTGAAAGAGTAAAACTTACAGAAACCACCTTAACAACTAAAGAGGAATTAACTAATGAAATCAAGCAAATAAGGGAATTAGGCTATGCTCTAGATAATGAGGAGATAGAGAAAGGTCTGATCTGTGTTGCAGCACCAATATTTGGGGAAAATAACAGTTTGGTTGCCGTAATTGCAGTCAGTGGACCCATAAATAGAATAGATTCAAAAATTTTAAATAAACTAAAAATCACAATACCAGAAATAGCCGCTCAAATTTCTAATATTATTAAGTATTAA
- a CDS encoding (S)-acetoin forming diacetyl reductase, protein MTENKKVALVTGGGQGIGEAICKRLAKDGFAVSVTDLKLENAERVAKEINENGGKAIALQVDVASRDSIFAAVDKTAEELGDFNVIVNNAGVAQPSPIDTITPEQYEFIFNINVAGVLWGIQAASIKFKELGHGGRIISASSQAGVVGNPELALYCGSKFAVRGITQTAAKDLAQFGINVTAFAPGIVKTPMMYGVAHDVAQAAGESDEWGMEQFAQHVTQGRLSEPEEVAAGVSFLAGPDSEIMTGQTLVIDGGMAFQ, encoded by the coding sequence ATGACAGAAAATAAAAAAGTGGCATTAGTAACAGGTGGAGGTCAAGGTATCGGTGAAGCAATCTGTAAAAGATTAGCAAAGGACGGATTCGCAGTATCAGTTACAGATTTAAAATTAGAAAATGCAGAAAGAGTAGCAAAAGAGATAAATGAAAACGGAGGCAAAGCAATTGCTTTACAAGTTGATGTTGCAAGTAGAGACAGTATCTTCGCCGCTGTAGATAAAACTGCTGAAGAACTGGGAGATTTCAATGTAATAGTCAATAATGCCGGTGTGGCTCAGCCTTCACCTATTGATACAATCACACCTGAACAATATGAGTTTATATTTAATATAAATGTTGCAGGAGTTTTGTGGGGTATACAAGCGGCTAGCATAAAATTTAAAGAGTTAGGGCATGGCGGAAGAATTATAAGTGCCTCATCACAGGCCGGCGTAGTGGGAAACCCTGAGTTAGCTCTTTATTGTGGAAGTAAATTTGCCGTCAGAGGAATTACTCAAACGGCTGCTAAAGATTTGGCACAATTCGGAATTAATGTAACAGCTTTTGCCCCTGGAATTGTCAAAACTCCCATGATGTACGGTGTAGCTCACGATGTAGCCCAGGCTGCAGGTGAATCAGATGAGTGGGGAATGGAGCAATTTGCACAACACGTTACACAGGGAAGACTTTCAGAACCAGAAGAAGTTGCCGCTGGAGTTTCTTTCTTGGCTGGACCTGATTCAGAAATAATGACAGGACAAACATTAGTTATTGATGGGGGAATGGCTTTTCAATAA
- a CDS encoding NAD(P)/FAD-dependent oxidoreductase, which translates to MNNWKLLEPTKIGNKTLRNRIVLPPIETRLSNLDGTASEIMAQHYGRRAKGGVGMVVVESTFVDDKASRSSFASSKLSTGNHIASKYLVANAIKEAGAVAVIQINHGGRQANPEAAGGQPVAPSNVGYAGNEPHVLTKSEIIEIEDAFAAAAERAKLAGFDGVEIHGAHGYLILSFLSPFTNKREDEYGGSVEKRRTFPTNIINKIRKRVGEDFIVGYRISGAEFVEDGLTIEDTSAFVKSVQDKIDYIHVSAGVYESMAFHMISPLYVDRAPIVHLAAKMKEVVDIPVIAVGSLGPKEGEQALQKGEADLISFGRPLLADPDLPRKLSENRLEDIKPCVRGNEGCISLFFKGCPIRCEVNPQVGRDKEYEVVKTNDPRNIVVIGGGIAGMEAARLADEMGHKVTLFEKTNEFGGRFLEATEPSFKTEGRGVVNWAKTQLEKSTVDIRMNTEASPEMVKDIKPDAVIIATGSDYIKLPIKGIEKAVSADKVLLDPSLAGEKTVIIGGGLIGSETSLYLAEKGKKTGIFEMREDIAMEDEPLSQITLKTRLAENNVDIHLNAKVVEILDDGIIFSQNGKEQKYVADKVVFATGLAPIPNKQFENLAPQIFKIGDAVQGRKIFECFHEAWYAVRNIK; encoded by the coding sequence ATGAATAATTGGAAATTATTAGAGCCAACTAAAATTGGTAACAAAACTTTGAGAAACAGAATTGTTTTACCTCCTATTGAGACGAGATTGTCTAACCTTGACGGAACTGCAAGTGAAATTATGGCTCAACACTATGGCAGAAGGGCCAAAGGTGGAGTTGGAATGGTAGTTGTGGAGAGTACTTTCGTTGACGATAAGGCCAGTAGATCATCTTTTGCTTCATCAAAGCTGTCTACTGGAAACCATATTGCGAGTAAATATCTAGTAGCAAATGCAATTAAAGAAGCAGGGGCTGTTGCAGTAATTCAGATAAACCATGGGGGAAGACAGGCTAACCCTGAAGCAGCAGGAGGTCAACCTGTAGCACCTTCAAATGTTGGCTATGCCGGAAATGAACCACATGTTTTGACAAAATCAGAAATAATTGAGATAGAAGACGCATTTGCAGCAGCTGCAGAAAGAGCCAAACTTGCAGGATTTGATGGTGTAGAAATACACGGGGCACATGGGTATTTAATTTTATCTTTCTTATCACCATTTACCAATAAAAGAGAAGATGAATATGGTGGAAGTGTTGAAAAAAGGAGAACTTTTCCAACAAATATCATTAACAAAATTAGAAAAAGAGTCGGGGAAGATTTTATAGTGGGATACAGAATCAGCGGAGCTGAATTTGTAGAAGACGGTTTGACAATTGAGGATACTTCTGCGTTCGTAAAGTCAGTACAAGATAAAATCGACTACATTCATGTTTCAGCAGGAGTTTATGAGTCCATGGCATTCCATATGATTTCTCCATTATATGTTGACAGAGCACCAATTGTTCATTTGGCAGCTAAAATGAAAGAAGTTGTTGATATCCCTGTAATTGCCGTAGGTTCCTTAGGTCCTAAGGAGGGGGAACAAGCACTTCAGAAAGGCGAAGCTGATCTTATATCGTTTGGAAGACCTCTGTTAGCTGACCCAGATCTGCCAAGAAAACTATCTGAAAACAGATTAGAAGATATAAAACCGTGTGTTAGAGGTAATGAAGGATGTATATCTCTGTTCTTTAAAGGGTGTCCAATTAGGTGTGAAGTAAACCCGCAGGTGGGAAGAGACAAAGAATATGAAGTAGTTAAAACAAATGATCCTAGAAACATAGTTGTCATTGGTGGAGGAATTGCAGGAATGGAGGCAGCGAGACTGGCTGATGAAATGGGTCATAAAGTAACTTTATTTGAAAAAACAAATGAATTCGGGGGAAGATTTTTAGAAGCTACTGAACCTTCCTTTAAAACGGAAGGCAGAGGAGTCGTTAATTGGGCAAAAACTCAATTGGAAAAAAGTACAGTTGATATTCGGATGAATACCGAAGCTAGTCCCGAAATGGTAAAAGATATAAAACCTGACGCTGTAATCATTGCCACAGGTTCAGATTATATAAAATTACCAATTAAAGGAATTGAAAAAGCAGTTTCAGCAGATAAGGTGTTACTAGATCCAAGTTTAGCTGGAGAAAAGACCGTAATTATAGGTGGAGGACTAATCGGAAGTGAAACTTCTCTTTACTTGGCAGAAAAAGGTAAAAAGACAGGAATTTTCGAAATGAGAGAAGATATTGCTATGGAAGATGAGCCGCTATCTCAGATAACATTGAAAACAAGATTAGCTGAAAATAATGTAGATATTCATTTGAATGCAAAAGTTGTAGAGATATTAGATGATGGAATTATTTTCAGTCAGAACGGAAAAGAGCAAAAATATGTTGCTGATAAAGTAGTATTTGCAACTGGATTGGCACCAATTCCTAATAAACAGTTTGAAAACTTAGCACCTCAAATATTTAAAATAGGTGATGCTGTACAAGGAAGAAAGATATTCGAATGTTTCCATGAAGCTTGGTATGCAGTTAGAAATATAAAGTAG
- a CDS encoding DUF2271 domain-containing protein → MKKKLGLYFSLFYILFVSLFRVSIFAASEQISIDIKAGIAYKGTGYVPQIAVWTEDENGKFIETLYITESEGKGKYFGAIRRKEALPVWRNKHNHNKKKEKLDGVAGASSQKSFQVVKTINNYPEKFSLFLEVNKSFDYNNYFDKNLKSGEKGHNTGYSGQPSLVYQVSFGKRENINSKNPVKRMEVIGHGSPTGKDGEINENISKLTTALQIIDEISVVVR, encoded by the coding sequence ATGAAAAAAAAACTTGGACTATATTTTTCGTTATTTTATATATTGTTTGTCTCATTATTTAGAGTCAGTATTTTTGCTGCCTCAGAACAAATATCTATTGATATAAAAGCCGGGATAGCTTATAAAGGAACAGGATATGTTCCTCAGATAGCTGTGTGGACAGAAGACGAAAATGGGAAATTTATTGAAACTCTATATATTACAGAATCAGAGGGAAAAGGCAAGTATTTTGGGGCAATAAGAAGAAAGGAAGCACTACCAGTATGGAGGAATAAGCATAATCACAATAAAAAAAAGGAAAAATTAGACGGAGTGGCAGGGGCATCATCACAGAAAAGTTTTCAGGTTGTAAAAACGATAAACAACTATCCTGAAAAATTCAGTTTATTTTTGGAGGTAAATAAATCATTTGATTACAATAATTATTTTGATAAGAATCTGAAATCTGGTGAAAAAGGCCATAATACGGGATATTCAGGACAGCCATCTTTGGTTTATCAAGTTTCTTTTGGAAAAAGAGAGAATATAAACTCTAAGAATCCAGTTAAGAGAATGGAGGTTATTGGACACGGTAGTCCTACTGGTAAAGATGGTGAAATAAACGAAAATATATCCAAATTGACGACAGCTTTACAAATAATAGATGAAATTTCAGTAGTAGTGAGATGA
- a CDS encoding TM1266 family iron-only hydrogenase system putative regulator: MNERIATLSIFIEKKESVKKVNDILSEFSELIVSRMGIPYREKRVSVIVVILDGTNEEMSALSGRIGNLEGVSVKTALKK; this comes from the coding sequence ATGAATGAAAGAATAGCCACACTTTCTATATTTATTGAAAAAAAAGAGAGTGTAAAGAAAGTAAATGACATACTGTCAGAATTTTCAGAGCTTATTGTCTCAAGGATGGGGATACCCTACCGAGAGAAAAGAGTGTCTGTAATAGTAGTTATACTAGATGGAACCAACGAAGAGATGAGTGCACTATCGGGAAGAATAGGCAATCTTGAAGGAGTATCTGTAAAGACTGCTTTGAAAAAATAA
- the hydG gene encoding [FeFe] hydrogenase H-cluster radical SAM maturase HydG codes for MKKTWKDEVEEKSFINGELIESLLVKNNNPSDDEFDLVMEKAKRQERLSIDDVSILLNSDQEERVNKIFSLAKEIKERVYGNRVVLFAPLYIGNKCTNSCTYCGFKVTNDIMRKSLSLDEVQHEVEALVDEGHKRVIMVYGTHPDYPAEYISDTVKKAYTVKKGKGEIRRVNINASPMDEEDYKIVKEAGIGTYQIFQETYHEETYKKVHPRGEKSNFKWRLFGLSRAMKAGIDDVGIGALFGLYKWKFEVMGLMQHVEHLENNFGVGPHTISFPRLNEATGAKKDPEYIVGDMELKRIIAILRLAVPYTGLILTARENAELRRECMTLGVSQIDAGTQIELQGYSKKKEEQDLSKEQFKIGDTRSLDEVMRELMSSGFTPSFCTACYRLGRTGEHFMEFSKPGFIHHFCTPNAILTLAEYLEDYAGDETKAVGYNLILEQIEKSELLPEVKETLKVKLEKIKKGERDLYY; via the coding sequence ATGAAAAAAACCTGGAAAGATGAAGTGGAAGAAAAAAGTTTTATAAATGGTGAACTTATAGAGTCTCTTTTGGTAAAGAATAACAATCCTTCAGATGATGAGTTTGACCTTGTCATGGAAAAGGCAAAGAGACAAGAAAGACTATCTATAGATGATGTATCGATACTTTTAAACAGTGATCAGGAAGAGAGAGTAAATAAGATATTTTCTCTGGCAAAGGAGATAAAGGAAAGAGTTTATGGGAACAGAGTTGTACTTTTTGCCCCGCTATACATAGGAAACAAATGTACCAACTCATGTACATACTGCGGATTCAAGGTGACCAACGACATAATGAGAAAAAGCCTGTCCCTTGACGAGGTGCAGCACGAGGTAGAGGCATTGGTAGACGAGGGTCACAAGAGAGTGATTATGGTATATGGAACTCACCCTGACTATCCTGCAGAGTATATAAGTGATACTGTAAAAAAGGCCTATACAGTGAAAAAAGGTAAGGGAGAGATAAGAAGGGTAAATATAAATGCCTCTCCTATGGATGAGGAAGATTACAAAATAGTAAAAGAGGCTGGGATAGGAACCTATCAGATATTCCAGGAAACTTACCATGAGGAGACTTATAAGAAGGTACATCCTAGGGGAGAAAAATCCAACTTCAAATGGAGACTTTTCGGTCTTTCTAGGGCTATGAAGGCTGGAATCGATGATGTGGGTATAGGGGCCTTATTCGGTCTTTATAAATGGAAGTTTGAGGTTATGGGGCTGATGCAGCACGTGGAACACTTAGAGAATAATTTTGGTGTTGGGCCACATACTATCTCCTTTCCTAGATTAAACGAGGCAACTGGGGCTAAGAAAGACCCTGAATATATTGTAGGAGATATGGAACTAAAAAGAATAATAGCCATCTTAAGACTGGCTGTACCTTACACAGGGCTTATTCTCACAGCTAGAGAAAATGCAGAGCTTAGAAGAGAGTGCATGACCCTTGGAGTATCTCAGATAGATGCAGGAACACAGATTGAGCTTCAAGGATACAGTAAAAAGAAGGAAGAGCAGGATCTTTCTAAAGAACAGTTTAAAATAGGAGATACAAGGTCTTTAGACGAAGTTATGAGAGAGCTAATGTCTAGTGGCTTTACTCCTTCATTTTGTACAGCCTGTTACCGTTTAGGAAGAACAGGTGAACACTTTATGGAGTTTTCAAAACCAGGTTTCATACACCATTTCTGTACTCCAAACGCCATACTGACCTTGGCAGAGTATTTGGAGGATTATGCAGGAGATGAAACAAAGGCCGTGGGATACAACCTCATATTAGAACAGATAGAAAAAAGTGAACTTTTACCTGAGGTAAAAGAAACTCTCAAGGTAAAGCTTGAAAAGATCAAAAAAGGTGAAAGGGATCTCTATTATTAA
- a CDS encoding dihydrofolate reductase has protein sequence MISLIVAFDENRVIGKNNKLPWHIPEEMEKFKKATMGNIVIMGRKTFDGIGRPLPGRVNIVITKDESFYYEGVEVFHSVEEALEEALRLGKEIFFIGGESIYCQVIDLVDKLYISYIHGKYDGDSYFPEINLNKFQIVKEENHDDFVYKEYEKKTPVL, from the coding sequence ATGATAAGTCTAATAGTTGCCTTTGATGAAAACAGGGTTATAGGTAAAAACAACAAATTGCCATGGCATATACCTGAAGAGATGGAAAAGTTTAAAAAAGCCACCATGGGGAATATTGTAATCATGGGAAGAAAGACCTTTGACGGGATAGGAAGACCTCTTCCAGGAAGGGTAAATATTGTGATTACAAAAGATGAAAGTTTTTATTATGAAGGGGTAGAAGTTTTCCACAGTGTGGAAGAAGCCCTAGAAGAAGCTTTAAGACTTGGAAAAGAGATATTTTTCATCGGTGGAGAGAGCATATACTGTCAGGTGATAGATCTTGTAGACAAGCTTTATATATCCTATATTCATGGGAAATACGATGGAGACTCATATTTTCCAGAAATAAACCTGAATAAGTTTCAAATTGTAAAAGAAGAAAATCATGATGATTTTGTTTATAAAGAATATGAGAAAAAGACCCCGGTTCTTTAG
- a CDS encoding outer membrane protein transport protein: MRTIKLTTGILAILFSTVSFGASIDHVQNLSMEYNANPAQQGAISAGSSPYYNPAGLMQLENGNYFGVGLQLAIGEEKMEYDGKEYKADLMEPMPNVSFVSKNDERAWYWTLGGIGGGGELEYEDGVAGIGFLTDLEVSGISPVTSVDNNYAEGSNKYIQSTLGRSWFITDKVSVSAAGRVVYGMRNLVTEADLTLITNETESISMDSERTAWGYGGQFGLNYKATEKLNIGMRYDTRVVLEFEADADEKYVNSLLGGTFDLLLGNGDGYFGISDFYPEYADGAKMRRDLPAVAAIGASYAVNDRWNLYAGGNYYFNKDADMDREVEEANSNYENGWELATGSEYWINDKWAWIIGINYAYTGAPEETYDDVEYALNSIMLGTGFKYRQSETTEWVVSVANYWYEGNEGIYSEDYGTTENQKYDKSIVSVGVGLTKKF, from the coding sequence ATGAGAACAATAAAATTGACTACTGGAATATTAGCAATACTTTTTTCAACGGTGTCCTTTGGAGCCTCTATAGATCACGTACAGAACTTATCAATGGAGTATAACGCTAATCCTGCCCAGCAAGGGGCAATAAGTGCAGGTTCTAGTCCCTATTACAATCCTGCGGGGCTTATGCAGCTTGAAAACGGAAATTATTTCGGTGTGGGACTTCAGCTTGCAATAGGTGAGGAGAAGATGGAATACGACGGGAAGGAATATAAGGCCGACCTCATGGAGCCTATGCCAAACGTATCATTTGTGAGTAAGAATGATGAAAGGGCATGGTACTGGACTCTGGGAGGTATAGGGGGCGGTGGAGAACTGGAATATGAAGACGGTGTTGCCGGGATAGGTTTTCTTACTGACTTAGAGGTTTCTGGTATATCTCCGGTTACCTCAGTGGATAACAACTATGCAGAAGGTTCTAACAAATATATCCAATCTACCCTAGGAAGATCTTGGTTTATAACAGATAAAGTCTCTGTATCTGCTGCAGGTCGGGTAGTATACGGCATGAGAAATCTTGTTACAGAAGCTGATTTGACTCTTATAACAAATGAGACTGAAAGCATATCCATGGATTCAGAAAGAACGGCTTGGGGTTATGGAGGTCAGTTTGGTCTGAACTATAAGGCCACAGAAAAACTGAATATAGGTATGAGATATGACACTAGAGTGGTTCTTGAGTTTGAAGCTGATGCAGACGAAAAATATGTAAATAGTCTTTTAGGAGGGACTTTTGATTTATTACTTGGAAATGGAGACGGGTATTTCGGAATATCCGATTTTTATCCTGAATATGCTGACGGAGCAAAGATGAGAAGAGACCTGCCTGCTGTAGCGGCTATAGGGGCTTCTTATGCAGTCAATGACAGGTGGAATTTATATGCAGGCGGAAACTACTACTTCAACAAAGATGCAGATATGGACAGAGAAGTGGAAGAGGCTAACAGCAACTATGAAAATGGATGGGAGCTTGCAACAGGTTCTGAATACTGGATCAATGATAAATGGGCATGGATTATAGGGATAAATTATGCCTATACTGGTGCCCCTGAAGAAACCTATGACGATGTAGAATATGCCCTAAACTCAATTATGCTTGGAACAGGATTTAAATACAGACAGTCAGAGACTACTGAATGGGTTGTATCTGTGGCAAACTACTGGTATGAAGGAAACGAAGGTATCTATTCAGAAGACTATGGTACAACAGAAAATCAAAAATATGATAAATCAATAGTTTCAGTAGGAGTTGGACTGACTAAGAAATTTTAG